In Oceanispirochaeta sp. M1, the genomic stretch CTGAGCCTAGAGTATTTAAATATCAAGTAATCTGAGAAATAGATCAATTTCAGATTAATACTGCCCCTGATTCCTCAGGCTCCCATATAGCCCGGTGTTTTCATAATATTTTGTGAGCTGTGTAAAACTCTGAGATTGTCACCCACCCTCAGTCTTTATTGACAACATTCAAGACAGGCAGGCATAATCATTGAATGCGTCCAATCAGGGGTTCACTAAAAACTCGCTTTTTCAGTTCTTTTCTACTACTCATCGTATTACCTCTCTTTCTTGTAGGGGGGATAATCACACGCAGCTATTATAAAACATTGTTTGATGTCAAACTGAATGAATCCAGAAATATTACGATGAGATACGCCGATGCCATTAATGAAGAAATCGAAGAGCTGGCATTGAAGATATCGGCCCTCAGCTATAATGATCCTTTTCTTGATCTGATCAATCAGTACGATTTGTCCCCCTCCCGAAAACAATCCCTGGAAATATCAAATGAAATTGACAGTCTTCTGGATCTTCACTTTAATTATTCCGGTGATATTCTTTCGGCATTGATGTTCCTGAATTCAGAAAAACTGTATATCTATAAAAATCCTCTGATAGGAATTCGGGAGGATATGATTCAGGACCCCTGGTATGGGGAAATTCAAGAGACTTCGGATCAGGTTCTTTTTCTGGATGATCTCAGTTATCAGAGCATGGGCGGAACCCCTCGATTTCGTCTGGGAGCAGCAATTCGAAGGGAGATTGATCCAAATCTGAAATCCCTGACCCTATTACTCCTATACAATCTCCGCGCTCTTGAAAATCTCTCCCGTTCGGGGAGTGCCAATAACAGATATGTTATCTACAGTCATACAGGCAAGGTCTTATTCACAGAAGGATTTTCCGAAGAGCAGTTGGACGATGACTTCCAGAAATGTGATTTTTTAAGCTATGAGGTTTCCATCGATAAAACGGGATGGACTCTGGTCAATTACATGAATATACGGCAGATCAGAGGACCTGTACTGAAGAGCACCATTTTATTCCTGATATTAATGTCACTGATATCTCTTTTATTTCTGATCTACGGTCTTTCCCTTATGAGACAGATCATCACTCCAATCCAGGAATCTGTCGAAAGAATGTCCTTTGTAGAGAAGGGCGATTTTTCTGTCCGTCTGGCAGAATCAAAGATCCCTGAATTGG encodes the following:
- a CDS encoding sensor histidine kinase, with product MRPIRGSLKTRFFSSFLLLIVLPLFLVGGIITRSYYKTLFDVKLNESRNITMRYADAINEEIEELALKISALSYNDPFLDLINQYDLSPSRKQSLEISNEIDSLLDLHFNYSGDILSALMFLNSEKLYIYKNPLIGIREDMIQDPWYGEIQETSDQVLFLDDLSYQSMGGTPRFRLGAAIRREIDPNLKSLTLLLLYNLRALENLSRSGSANNRYVIYSHTGKVLFTEGFSEEQLDDDFQKCDFLSYEVSIDKTGWTLVNYMNIRQIRGPVLKSTILFLILMSLISLLFLIYGLSLMRQIITPIQESVERMSFVEKGDFSVRLAESKIPELDRMSHSFNRMVGEIDKLTHEIRKTEQGKKEAEIQALQFQINPHFLSNTLNSIKVMARMIEAETIKETTTALMRVVSNSFREPGELNSLQQEILNIKDYILIMQVRFGDSFRVKIRIEEHLEDVRIMKMLIQPLVENAIIHGLSPRSMKGCLVILFRKKRSCLEILIVDNGVGLEDNKTIEEKDYQHRGLYNIGLANVRERIRMYYGSSGSMSLSGRAGLYTRVMLRLPLKGKME